A window of Candidatus Polarisedimenticolia bacterium contains these coding sequences:
- a CDS encoding alpha/beta hydrolase encodes MPKRPVAVRMVWILGIAACGYLALCLAAFLLQRKLLYFPVRWTASEARRANPGYDEIQVRTSDGEEIHGWLNRVEDSPWTVLIFHGNAGNLMYHEAPLEIFRAIGLQAILFDYRGYGLSSGSPSEVGLLRDGEAIRDYAVSTLGVPPERLIYFGQSLGSGVAVLLAASKPPGRLIVESGYPALPAVAGVHYPFLPAGLLMQDRFAAAEKIASVKCPILFLHPGLDEVIPIALGRALYDAANDPKRFVEIPGAHHNDAFQVSLDRHVAAIAQFLSTPP; translated from the coding sequence ATGCCGAAACGCCCGGTGGCGGTAAGAATGGTCTGGATCCTGGGAATCGCCGCCTGCGGTTATCTGGCCCTCTGCCTCGCAGCCTTTCTCCTTCAGCGCAAGCTCCTCTACTTCCCCGTCCGCTGGACCGCTTCCGAAGCGCGCCGTGCCAATCCCGGCTACGATGAAATCCAGGTGCGCACCTCCGACGGGGAGGAGATCCATGGCTGGCTGAACCGCGTGGAGGATTCCCCCTGGACCGTCCTCATCTTCCATGGCAACGCCGGCAACCTGATGTACCACGAGGCGCCGCTGGAGATCTTCCGGGCGATCGGGTTGCAGGCGATCCTGTTCGATTATCGCGGCTACGGACTCAGCAGCGGCTCGCCGAGCGAGGTGGGGCTGCTGCGTGATGGAGAAGCAATTCGGGACTACGCTGTAAGCACCTTGGGAGTGCCGCCGGAGCGCCTCATCTATTTCGGACAATCGCTCGGCAGCGGCGTCGCCGTCCTGCTCGCGGCGTCGAAGCCGCCGGGCCGACTCATCGTGGAGTCGGGCTACCCGGCGCTTCCCGCCGTGGCGGGCGTCCACTATCCTTTTCTGCCCGCGGGGCTGCTGATGCAAGATCGATTCGCAGCCGCCGAGAAGATCGCCTCCGTGAAATGCCCCATTCTGTTCCTGCACCCTGGGCTCGATGAGGTCATCCCCATCGCGCTGGGCCGCGCCCTCTATGACGCCGCGAACGACCCGAAGCGCTTCGTGGAGATTCCCGGCGCGCACCACAACGACGCCTTTCAGGTCTCGCTGGACCGGCACGTGGCGGCGATTGCGCAGTTTCTCTCGACTCCGCCCTGA
- a CDS encoding undecaprenyl-diphosphate phosphatase — protein sequence MSEAIWLAVVLGIVEGLTEFIPVSSTGHLIIAGSLLGMTGEKTKTFEIFIQLGAILAVVVYYRRRFFELLQPKPSHGRFAGVRGCLLLAITTLPVLAIGFLARDFIKARLFAPVPVAMALAVGAVAILAAEQWRPEPNTHGLDAVSWRQALGIGLFQCFALWPGISRAAATIVGGMLGKLDRKTAAEYSFFAAVPALSAATLYDLYKSRDLLSGSDVPVFAVGFIVSFLFAWLAVAGFLKLLQRGSLRPFAWYRLLIAPIIYYFMRSA from the coding sequence GTGAGCGAGGCGATCTGGTTGGCAGTCGTCCTCGGCATCGTCGAGGGCCTGACCGAGTTCATCCCGGTGTCGTCGACCGGCCATCTGATCATCGCCGGATCGCTTCTGGGCATGACGGGGGAGAAGACCAAGACCTTCGAGATCTTCATCCAGCTCGGGGCGATCCTGGCGGTGGTGGTCTATTACCGGCGGCGCTTCTTCGAGCTGCTGCAGCCGAAACCCAGCCACGGGCGCTTCGCGGGCGTGCGCGGCTGTCTGCTGCTGGCAATCACGACCCTGCCCGTCCTGGCGATCGGCTTCCTGGCGCGCGATTTCATCAAGGCACGCCTGTTCGCTCCGGTGCCGGTGGCCATGGCGCTCGCGGTCGGCGCGGTCGCGATCCTGGCGGCGGAGCAGTGGCGTCCCGAGCCGAACACCCACGGCCTCGACGCGGTGAGCTGGAGGCAGGCCCTGGGAATCGGGCTGTTCCAGTGCTTCGCTCTGTGGCCCGGGATCTCGCGCGCGGCCGCCACCATCGTGGGGGGCATGCTCGGGAAGCTGGATCGCAAGACGGCGGCGGAGTATTCCTTCTTCGCCGCGGTGCCGGCTCTATCCGCTGCCACGTTGTACGATCTCTACAAGTCGCGCGACCTGCTCTCCGGGTCGGATGTCCCGGTGTTCGCCGTCGGCTTCATCGTCTCCTTCCTGTTCGCCTGGCTGGCGGTGGCCGGATTCCTCAAGCTCCTGCAAAGAGGCTCGCTACGTCCCTTCGCCTGGTACCGGCTCCTGATCGCCCCCATCATCTATTACTTCATGCGCTCGGCGTGA
- a CDS encoding transporter, translated as MRLGVTGALLFALSSFGIEVPVLATEGSASPATEEAAVSARPAASATGASPEPPAAIRDNSFLLEEAYNQEAGVIQHINSFFGSLDNRDWLYTFTQEWPIKGQKNQLSYTLTLTDPGRTGGETGPGDMFLNYRYQVAGGGPERVAFAPRVSLLIPTGDEKENRGFGHYGVFVNLPLSVDFTPTLVGHSNLGAGWIPSAKDADGNEADLKAYFVGQSLVWLARPDFNLLIEAVWASEEEIASEIPTEVETDRSSSFFVNPGMRWAIDLPSGLQIVPGISFPIGLGSSRGEEAVLLYLSFEHPFASPRD; from the coding sequence ATGCGGCTGGGAGTGACCGGGGCGCTCCTTTTCGCCCTTTCCTCGTTCGGGATCGAAGTACCGGTGCTCGCCACCGAGGGCAGCGCGAGTCCCGCGACCGAGGAAGCGGCGGTCTCGGCCCGACCCGCCGCTTCGGCGACCGGCGCATCCCCGGAGCCGCCCGCCGCGATCCGGGACAACAGCTTCCTGCTGGAAGAGGCCTACAACCAGGAAGCGGGCGTCATCCAGCACATCAACAGCTTCTTCGGCTCGCTCGACAACCGCGACTGGCTCTACACCTTCACCCAGGAATGGCCCATCAAGGGGCAGAAGAACCAGCTGAGCTACACGCTGACGCTGACCGATCCGGGACGCACGGGCGGGGAGACGGGGCCCGGCGACATGTTCCTGAATTATCGCTATCAGGTCGCGGGGGGCGGTCCGGAGCGGGTCGCCTTCGCGCCGCGCGTGAGCCTGCTCATCCCCACCGGCGACGAGAAGGAGAACCGCGGCTTCGGTCACTACGGAGTCTTCGTGAACCTGCCGTTGAGCGTCGATTTCACGCCGACTCTGGTGGGGCATTCCAACCTGGGGGCGGGCTGGATCCCTTCGGCCAAGGATGCCGACGGCAATGAAGCCGACCTGAAAGCCTACTTCGTGGGACAGAGCCTCGTGTGGCTGGCACGGCCCGACTTCAACCTGCTGATCGAGGCGGTGTGGGCCAGCGAGGAGGAGATCGCCAGCGAGATCCCCACCGAGGTCGAGACCGACCGCTCCAGCAGCTTCTTCGTGAACCCGGGGATGCGCTGGGCCATCGACCTCCCCTCCGGCCTGCAGATCGTTCCAGGAATCTCGTTTCCGATCGGCCTCGGCTCGAGCCGCGGCGAGGAGGCCGTGCTCCTCTATCTCAGCTTCGAGCACCCCTTCGCTTCGCCGCGCGACTGA
- a CDS encoding S8 family serine peptidase — protein MNRPRSLLLRTICLMIIAGMATAAGFAVIQRGDRDGTPLIQGTDRRAGPLPESSSLWFVELSSPPLSEAGPVSDSKYLTKLHQEKQDFRAAAHKRGIRFTERYAFDQLWNGLSLEVDPRQLLELSTTPGVAALYPVLVVEEPERALPMEPSSGATLDLFTAITMTGASQVQEMGITGAGVTVGIIDTGVDYMHPDLGAGFGPGFKVEGGTDLVGDLYIGPGSFPSPDGDPRDCNGHGTHVSGIVAANGVVKGVAPGAHLRAYKIFGCFGGSTADVIVAAMEAALNDGVRIVNLSLGNPFQWPRYPTGRAADNLVNRGVVVVASAGNSGSSGLFSIGAPAAGRKAIAVASVENLKVHSHAAQVPGGPTIGYLPIRNMLSPPLLGSALIKDVGRACNNERALLVGLQGKIAIMQRGRCGMQEKIFNVRGAGAVAALMYNDSPGIFLLGLQQPIPFPAATMSLEDGAYLSARARFPTMLSWTTGFVEEANAAGGTTSVFSSYGSGPELDLKPDIAAPGGLIYSTLPLVQGGYGIFSGTSMSSPHVAGTAALLLEAKPNTPAQSVRDILQNSGVPRPWYLNPISGLPEPILRQGAGMVDIFTAIQSPWRITPAKIALGEMEGRPQTRTLVVQNQGSTPLELHPTHLAAASTGKFPFEAAIAPGLAEVSFSPAILRVPAGGSASLDVTFAEPPELEEGGQFGGFVILSPADGSRPLRVPYLGMKGDYQHLVAMDPAASPYGNPLLSDDLYFRPPGPLAIHPDNGSAAWVLFQLQYPVRRVRLNLFEAGGKSLGRLSETWYFPRNSDQEFFYFLIWSGKDPDGNPVPNGDYVLKLSVEKALGQDDNPDHWENWTSSVVTVER, from the coding sequence ATGAATCGGCCGCGCTCCCTTCTCCTCCGCACAATTTGCCTGATGATCATCGCCGGCATGGCGACCGCCGCCGGCTTCGCCGTGATCCAGCGAGGCGATCGCGACGGCACTCCCTTGATCCAGGGGACCGATAGGCGCGCGGGGCCGCTCCCCGAGAGCTCGTCCCTATGGTTCGTGGAGCTGTCCAGCCCGCCTCTGTCGGAGGCAGGCCCGGTAAGCGATTCGAAGTACCTCACCAAGCTGCACCAGGAGAAGCAGGACTTCCGCGCGGCGGCGCACAAGCGCGGCATCCGCTTCACCGAGCGCTACGCTTTCGACCAGCTCTGGAACGGGTTGTCGTTGGAGGTCGATCCGCGCCAGCTGCTGGAGCTGTCGACCACCCCGGGCGTGGCCGCGCTCTACCCGGTGCTGGTGGTGGAAGAACCGGAGAGGGCGCTGCCGATGGAGCCTTCCAGTGGCGCAACGCTCGATCTGTTCACTGCCATCACCATGACCGGCGCGTCACAGGTCCAGGAGATGGGAATCACCGGCGCCGGGGTCACTGTCGGAATCATCGATACCGGCGTCGACTACATGCACCCCGATCTCGGAGCCGGCTTCGGGCCTGGCTTCAAGGTGGAGGGGGGCACCGACCTGGTGGGCGATCTCTACATCGGCCCCGGCAGCTTTCCCAGTCCCGATGGCGATCCGCGCGATTGCAACGGACACGGCACGCACGTTTCGGGGATCGTCGCCGCGAACGGTGTCGTCAAGGGGGTCGCTCCCGGTGCGCACCTGCGGGCCTACAAGATCTTCGGCTGCTTCGGCGGCTCCACCGCCGACGTCATCGTGGCGGCCATGGAGGCGGCGCTGAACGACGGCGTGCGCATCGTGAACCTGAGCCTGGGGAACCCGTTCCAGTGGCCCCGCTATCCCACCGGCCGCGCCGCCGACAACCTGGTGAACCGCGGGGTGGTGGTTGTAGCCTCGGCGGGGAATTCCGGATCGAGCGGCTTGTTTTCCATCGGCGCCCCGGCGGCGGGGCGCAAGGCGATCGCCGTCGCCTCGGTGGAGAACCTCAAGGTGCACTCGCACGCTGCACAGGTCCCGGGAGGGCCGACGATCGGCTATCTGCCGATACGGAACATGCTGTCTCCGCCGCTGCTCGGATCGGCGCTGATCAAGGACGTCGGCCGCGCCTGCAACAACGAGCGTGCGCTGCTGGTCGGCTTGCAGGGGAAGATCGCGATCATGCAGCGAGGGCGCTGCGGCATGCAGGAGAAGATCTTCAACGTGCGCGGCGCGGGCGCGGTCGCCGCCCTCATGTACAACGATTCCCCGGGCATCTTCCTGCTCGGGCTCCAGCAGCCCATCCCTTTTCCCGCCGCCACCATGTCGCTCGAGGACGGCGCCTACCTCTCGGCGCGGGCACGCTTCCCGACCATGCTCTCCTGGACCACCGGGTTCGTGGAGGAAGCGAATGCCGCCGGCGGCACCACCTCCGTGTTCAGCTCTTATGGATCCGGCCCCGAGCTCGATCTGAAGCCCGACATCGCGGCGCCGGGAGGGCTCATCTATTCCACGCTCCCCCTGGTGCAGGGAGGGTACGGAATCTTCAGCGGCACCTCGATGTCCTCGCCTCACGTGGCCGGGACGGCGGCGCTCCTGCTGGAGGCGAAGCCCAATACTCCCGCGCAATCGGTGCGCGACATCCTGCAGAACTCCGGCGTGCCGCGCCCCTGGTACCTGAACCCGATCTCGGGCCTCCCCGAGCCGATCCTGCGGCAGGGAGCCGGCATGGTCGACATCTTCACGGCGATCCAGTCTCCCTGGCGCATCACTCCGGCCAAGATCGCGCTGGGGGAGATGGAAGGACGCCCACAGACCCGCACGCTGGTCGTTCAGAATCAGGGAAGCACCCCTCTGGAGCTGCATCCGACGCACCTGGCGGCGGCTTCCACGGGGAAGTTTCCCTTCGAGGCGGCCATCGCCCCAGGCCTGGCGGAGGTGAGCTTCAGCCCCGCGATCCTGCGCGTCCCGGCGGGCGGGTCGGCATCGCTCGACGTGACCTTTGCGGAGCCGCCCGAGCTGGAGGAAGGGGGGCAGTTCGGCGGGTTCGTCATCCTCTCGCCGGCGGATGGGAGCCGGCCGCTGCGCGTGCCTTATCTCGGGATGAAAGGGGATTACCAGCACCTCGTGGCGATGGATCCTGCCGCCTCGCCGTACGGCAACCCGCTCCTGAGCGATGACCTCTATTTCAGGCCGCCGGGTCCTCTGGCCATCCACCCGGACAATGGCTCGGCCGCCTGGGTCCTCTTCCAGCTGCAGTATCCCGTGCGCCGGGTCCGCCTGAACCTGTTCGAGGCAGGGGGGAAAAGCCTCGGCCGCCTCTCCGAGACCTGGTACTTCCCGCGCAACTCGGACCAGGAGTTCTTCTATTTCCTCATCTGGTCCGGGAAGGACCCCGACGGCAACCCGGTGCCGAATGGCGATTACGTCCTGAAGCTCTCGGTCGAGAAAGCCCTGGGTCAGGACGACAATCCGGACCACTGGGAGAACTGGACCTCCTCCGTGGTGACCGTGGAGCGCTGA
- a CDS encoding VTT domain-containing protein: protein MSVIVFAETGLLIGFFLPGDSLLVIAGTFAAKGELNIVWLNLALIAAAILGDATGYWIGYRAGQAIYSRPDSFFFRKKHLMAAHDFYEKHGGKTIIIARFMPIIRTFAPVVAGAGTMSYPRFATYNVVGGIGWVASMTLAGYFLGKAVPDLDRHIHLVVAGVIFLSLLPAIIAFLKTWLQKRKA, encoded by the coding sequence ATGTCCGTCATTGTCTTCGCCGAGACGGGACTGCTCATCGGGTTCTTCCTGCCCGGAGACTCGCTCCTGGTCATCGCCGGGACCTTCGCAGCCAAAGGCGAGCTGAACATCGTCTGGCTGAACCTGGCGCTGATCGCGGCGGCGATCCTGGGAGATGCCACCGGGTACTGGATCGGCTATCGGGCGGGCCAGGCGATCTACAGCCGTCCCGACAGCTTCTTCTTCCGCAAGAAGCATCTGATGGCGGCCCACGACTTCTACGAGAAGCATGGCGGCAAGACGATCATCATCGCCCGCTTCATGCCGATTATCAGGACCTTCGCCCCCGTCGTGGCGGGCGCGGGCACGATGAGCTATCCCCGCTTCGCGACCTACAACGTGGTCGGGGGCATCGGCTGGGTCGCCTCGATGACGCTGGCCGGCTATTTCCTCGGGAAGGCGGTCCCCGACCTGGACCGGCACATCCACCTGGTGGTGGCGGGGGTCATCTTCCTCTCCCTGCTGCCGGCCATCATCGCCTTCCTCAAAACGTGGCTGCAGAAGAGAAAGGCCTGA
- a CDS encoding M2 family metallopeptidase, translating to MRRILLAACCLALLVLALPTDLLRATPAASGAEVRYAAQSSPEARQFLDLYARLYSVVRYEAQKAEWAASTDVTDEHVGGRIAGGKALAALAGSPAVIQAARDFLKQPEKLSALDARQLQKILLDAAEAPGTVPEVVAKRVEAEARQSSILDSFQFCLERSGDKCTKPVTANDLDDILNDSKSLPERLRAWEASKETGPALKSGLVELRQLRNAVAKEMGYRSFFDLQVADYDMSVDEMMQMLSGFMTDMQPLYREVHCWSKYELAKKYGQKVPKKIPAHWLNNRWAQAWSGLVEGVDLDPYFKDKTPEWVVKKGEAFYVSMGFPSLPESFWKLSDLYPVGEGNPRKKNTHASAWDMNLEGDVRSLMSVQANSRWFGTAHHELGHIYYYLSYDRPAVPIFLREGANRAFHEGIGDLIAIAAGQEPYLRTVGILPAGARIDQKKWLLNEALEEAVPFIPWAAGTMSFWERDLYEKDLPPDQFNRRWWEYVEKFQGVTPPAPRGEEFCDAATKTHINDDPAQYYDYAIATVLKYQLHDKICRDVLHQDPHACNYYGSKAVGDFLRRILEAGATRPWREVIREATGSELSTKAMAAYFRPALEDLKKQNKGRQCGWE from the coding sequence ATGCGACGCATTCTGCTCGCGGCGTGCTGTCTGGCGCTGCTCGTCCTCGCCTTGCCGACCGACCTCCTCCGGGCCACGCCCGCGGCTTCCGGCGCGGAGGTGCGCTACGCCGCGCAGTCCTCGCCGGAGGCACGGCAATTCCTTGATCTTTACGCCCGCCTCTACTCCGTCGTGCGCTACGAAGCGCAGAAGGCGGAGTGGGCGGCCAGCACCGACGTCACCGACGAGCATGTCGGCGGGCGAATCGCGGGAGGGAAGGCGCTCGCCGCGCTGGCCGGCTCGCCCGCGGTCATCCAGGCGGCGCGCGACTTCCTGAAGCAGCCCGAAAAGCTCTCCGCGCTCGACGCGCGCCAGCTCCAGAAGATCCTGCTGGATGCGGCCGAGGCACCCGGCACGGTGCCGGAGGTGGTGGCGAAGCGCGTGGAAGCCGAGGCGCGCCAGTCGAGCATCCTGGATTCGTTCCAGTTCTGCCTGGAGCGCAGCGGCGACAAGTGCACCAAGCCGGTCACCGCCAACGATCTCGACGATATCCTGAACGACTCGAAGAGCCTGCCGGAGAGGCTGCGGGCCTGGGAGGCTTCGAAGGAGACCGGACCGGCGCTCAAATCGGGCCTGGTCGAGCTGCGTCAGCTGCGCAACGCCGTGGCGAAGGAGATGGGGTACCGCTCCTTCTTCGACCTTCAAGTAGCCGATTACGACATGAGCGTCGACGAGATGATGCAGATGCTCTCCGGCTTCATGACCGACATGCAGCCGCTCTACCGGGAGGTCCATTGCTGGTCGAAGTACGAGCTGGCGAAGAAATATGGGCAGAAGGTGCCGAAGAAGATCCCGGCGCACTGGCTCAACAACCGCTGGGCCCAGGCGTGGAGCGGCCTGGTCGAGGGGGTCGATCTGGATCCCTACTTCAAGGACAAGACACCCGAGTGGGTGGTGAAGAAAGGCGAGGCCTTCTACGTCTCGATGGGCTTCCCGTCGCTGCCGGAGTCGTTCTGGAAGCTGTCGGACCTCTACCCGGTCGGAGAAGGCAATCCGCGCAAGAAGAACACCCACGCTTCGGCCTGGGACATGAACCTGGAGGGGGACGTGCGCTCTCTGATGAGCGTGCAGGCCAACAGCCGCTGGTTCGGCACGGCGCACCACGAGCTGGGCCACATCTATTACTACCTCTCCTACGACCGGCCGGCGGTGCCGATCTTCCTGCGCGAAGGCGCGAACCGTGCCTTCCACGAGGGGATCGGCGATTTGATCGCCATCGCGGCGGGGCAGGAGCCTTACCTGCGGACCGTGGGGATCCTGCCCGCCGGAGCCAGGATCGATCAGAAGAAATGGCTCCTCAACGAAGCTCTCGAGGAGGCGGTGCCGTTCATTCCCTGGGCCGCGGGAACGATGTCGTTCTGGGAGCGCGACCTGTATGAGAAAGACCTCCCACCGGACCAGTTCAATCGCCGCTGGTGGGAGTACGTGGAGAAGTTCCAGGGGGTCACGCCGCCGGCGCCGCGCGGCGAGGAATTCTGCGACGCCGCCACCAAGACCCACATCAACGACGACCCGGCCCAGTACTACGACTATGCCATCGCCACCGTCCTGAAGTACCAGCTGCACGACAAGATCTGCCGCGACGTCCTGCACCAGGACCCGCACGCCTGCAATTACTACGGCAGCAAGGCGGTGGGAGATTTCCTGCGGAGGATTCTGGAGGCGGGGGCGACACGGCCGTGGCGCGAGGTCATCCGCGAGGCAACCGGGTCGGAGCTGAGCACCAAGGCGATGGCCGCCTATTTCCGGCCGGCGCTGGAGGACCTCAAGAAGCAGAACAAGGGGCGGCAATGCGGCTGGGAGTGA